In the genome of Ensifer sp. WSM1721, the window ATCCCCAGCGAATCATAGTGACACCTCCCTGGCTCTGCGCTCGGCGGCCGCGCCGCAGCTCTGGCGAACGACGAGCCGCACCGGACTGACGATCGCCTCGGGCTCGGCGCGCCCCGCATCGATCTGCTTCAGCAGCAATTCCGCCGCCCGCTCGCCCATGCCCTGCGGATCGACCGAGACCGTGGTCAGCGCCGGCACGGCGGTCTTCGCTTCGATCACGTCGTCGAAGCCGATCACTGCGAAATCCGCACCCGGCTCCAGCCGCCGCGCGCGCAGACCGTCGCAAACACCGAAGGCGACGGCATCGTTGAAACAGAGCGCCGCCGTTGGCCGCTCCTTCAGCATCATCGCCTGCTCGATTGCGGTCACGCCGCCGGCGCGCGACGGCGCCGAGCCGATGACGAGTTCGTCGGGGGAAGCCAAACCCGCCTCGCGAAGCGCATCGCGATAGCCGCGCATACGCGCCTCGAAGACGGCCGTGTCGGGAAAGCCGCCCAGAAATGCGATCCGGCGATGGCCGCGCTCGACCAGATGGCGGACCGCCGCCATGGCTCCGGCATGATTGTCGGAGGTGAGCGATGAGACGCCTGCCCCGGCGATATCGCGGACGACGAGTACGACGGGAATCCCGCTGGCAACCAGCGGAGCGAGATCGGCTGCCTCCGTGCCGCGCGCCGGCGAGATGATGAGACCCGACACGCCGTGCTCGCGCATCGAGGCGATGACCTCGCGCTGGCGCTCGATCTTTTCACCGGTATTGGCCAGGAACTGAACGAACCCGGCGGATTGCACCACCGCA includes:
- a CDS encoding LacI family DNA-binding transcriptional regulator, producing MAKERVTVVDIARAAGVSKSTVSLVLQGSPLVNEATRAKVNVAIRDLGYVYNRGAANLRQAKSKIIGIVVNDLTNSFFAELAVGVDAVVQSAGFVQFLANTGEKIERQREVIASMREHGVSGLIISPARGTEAADLAPLVASGIPVVLVVRDIAGAGVSSLTSDNHAGAMAAVRHLVERGHRRIAFLGGFPDTAVFEARMRGYRDALREAGLASPDELVIGSAPSRAGGVTAIEQAMMLKERPTAALCFNDAVAFGVCDGLRARRLEPGADFAVIGFDDVIEAKTAVPALTTVSVDPQGMGERAAELLLKQIDAGRAEPEAIVSPVRLVVRQSCGAAAERRAREVSL